DNA sequence from the Dunckerocampus dactyliophorus isolate RoL2022-P2 chromosome 4, RoL_Ddac_1.1, whole genome shotgun sequence genome:
cagataacgacatgcgcccccagccacgtcttgagccagagcacggggctgctgtattaattaggcagcgtctaatcaaatgtaaccacagaaaaaatacattgtcacacacaaactatgtattttgactttatttttccatcatgattgtgtaaatattttctagagtttccgaaatggtttggtttttgattgatggcccacctcccgtttcctcctgatccctccggtgcagtccaatctttttttgagtctattttaagtcaaaccacttctttttaacctctgcggtggtgcgtttctccgtggaaacggcatttatgtttcctgcaatggtgctccatgccgactctttttggatggcctgatgaccggtggatacacgtgaaaataaggtggtcttgtgttcgctcactccttgtaaaagcacctctatttctgtagaattgaactttttctttcgtttgttgtccagctgctcctcagtcttgcccttgcgcgttgccatctccgcctccagctgcctgttgcgcacagcacatttttgaccttatataggaaataataggcggtgacctatgcaaattaggcctcacatgcacgggcatcgcagttggcattcatcaacctaagaacaccggtgagaacgattatccctacttaagaacgtgtcgtgaatgtggcgcagtttccaacccgcgccttcttaagtacacttcttaagaagacttttaagaagatgttcgtgaatgaggcccaatgtccaTGTGGCACAGCTCTTTGAGGACAACGATCCGTAAAGCCCCATCtggcttggtggaggtaatgacgtgtgtgtgtgtgtgtgtgtttctgcacAGGTGATGAGTTTGGTGTCGGCCTTCGGTCCTCTAATCACGGCAGGGATCTTTTCGGCCACACTGTCGTCAGCTTTGGCCTCACTGGTCAGCGCTCCCAAAGTCTTCCAGGTGCCAAACACAAGAAATAAAGATCACAATCAGATCAATCAATAACAATCAACAATCAATAATCAATGATGAATAATGATGCTACGGCATCTTCAGGCTTTGTGTAAGGACAACATCTACCCGGGTCTCGGCGTCTTTGCCAAAGGTTATGGCAAGAACAACGAGCCCCTGCGTGGTTACGTGCTGACCTTCTGCATCGGGCTGGCCTTCATCCTCATCGGTAACGCCTACTAGCTCTACTGCTATCTCCTCCTAAGTGATGTTCACATGTCTTCCTCCTCTCAGCCGAACTGAACATCATCGCTCCCATCATATCCAACTTCTTCCTGGCGTCCTACGCCCTCATCAACTTCTCCGTCTTCCACGCCTCCTTGGCCAACTCTCCAGGTGCGAGCACTTGTTAGGCACCGTGAGTCACGTTCCTAGGTTCATACAGTACCGTTTAACGCTGTGTCCTCCATCCCCGCAGGGTGGCGCCCTAGCTTCAAGTACTACAACATGTGGGTGTCGCTTGCAGGAGCCATCTTGTGCTGCGTGGTGATGTTTGTCATCAACTGGTGGGCGGCGCTCGTCACGCTGCTCATCGTGCTCGCGCTCTACATCTACGTCAGCTACAAGAAGCCTGGTGAGGCCCAAACATCTACTCGAACTGGGAATTACTCACGACTACATCATCACTTcactacatttgtgtgtgtgtgtgtgtgtgtgagaagatGTCAACTGGGGCTCGTCCACTCAGGCTCTGATCTACAACCAGGCTCTGACCCAATGTCTCAACCTGACTGGGGTGGAGGACCACGTCAAGAACTTCAGGTGAGGTCACCGTTTGGCCGTGCAACCCAAGAGACATTCAAAGTAGATTTCAGAGTGTCTTCTGGCACATTATGGATTCATTCAGACATAACTAGCCAACCTCAATGTCTCCTGGTTATTCAGAATTTCCTACAGACATCATCAGTTGATCCGAGTGTGTCTCCTGTCTCATTAACCTGTAGATCCATACAGACATCACTAGCAGATCCTAGAGTGTTTCCTGGCTCATTATAGATTCACACAGACATCAATAGTAGACCTCAGAGTATCTCCTGGAAATTGATGGATGCTTTCAGACATAACTATCCAATCTCTGAGTGTCTGATACATCATAGATGATTTCAGACATGACTAGTCAAACCCCACAGTACTTGACAGTTTCTTACAGACATCAATAGTGGATGTCATAGTGTTTCTTGGCTCATTATAAatcccctgcgaccctaatgaggatgaagcggtatagaaaatggatggatggatggatggatggattataaaTCCATGCAGACATAATCAGTGGATCTCCTGGCACACCAATGATTCATGCAGGCATCATTAGCCAGTGTCAGAGTCTCTTGGCATATTATAGACACATCCAGAGTAGCCCATCTTTTAGGGCTTCCTGGAATAAGTGTGTCCTTGTGTTTGCAGGCCACAATGTTTGGTTCTGACCGGGTACCCAAACTCTCGTCCCGCTTTGCTCCAGCTGGTCCATTCCTTCACCAAAAACGTGGGCCTGATGGTCTGCGGTCACGTCAGGATCGTGCGTAGGCTCTTAGAACTCTCTTGCTTTGTTTGAGTCCCGAGACCcctcatgtgtgtgtgtgtgtgtgtgtgtgcgcgcgcgcgccaGGTACGGCGGCGTCCCACCGTGAAGGAGGCGTCTCAGGAGCATGCGCGCTGTCAGCGCTGGCTCAACAAGAAGCGCATCAAAGCTTTCTACGCTCCTGTCTTCTCTGACTCGCTGAGACACGGCGTACAGTTTCTCCTGCAGGTGGCGCACCtcatcttttgtgtgtgtgtgtgtgtgtgtgtgtgtgtgtgttcgcgtGTCAACACTAGTGTGTTCTCCTCAGTCGGTGGGTCTTGGACGCCTGAGGCCTAACACTCTCGTTCTGGGCTTCAAAAACAACTGGATGGACGGAGACATGAATGACGTGGAGACGTACATCAACACCCTCCAGTAGGAATCGTTCACCCTGATGGACGCCTGACAGGCGTGGATTCTTGTGGAATCTGCTGTTGAACTGTCGGTGTTGTTCTGCAGCGATGCCTTCGACCTGCAGTTTGGAATGGTGATCCTGCGTCTTCAGGACGGACTGGACGTCTCTCACATCCAAGGACAAGGTGGGTGGGTGTCTGTCACTGCCACGGCCACCCCTACTTTCCGTCACGTTGGCGGACTTTGTCGTCCTTGCAGACGAGCTTCTTTCATCACAAGAGAAGCCTCCAGTCAGCGGTAAAGATGTGGTGGTTGCAGTCAGTCTGGCCAAAGACTCGGACTCAGACTCTTGTCCCTCTAAGACCGCCAGCGCCCAGAGCAGCCCGCTCATCATCAGAGGTAACTCACATAGTcttagtattatttttatacGTAGTGACTCCTTCCATGCTGTACGGTGCAGACAGCAAACCTGCGTTGAGTCTGAGCGATCAGCGCCTGCTGGAGTCCAGTCAGCAGTTCAAGAAGAAACAAGGCAAAGGAACCATCGATGTGTGGTGGCTCTTTGACGACGGAGGTCACTTTGTTTTTCTCCTGATAATGATCAAAAGGTACCGCACGGGTCAAATCATCATTGTCTGAGAAGTGTGTGTGTCGGGCCCGCAGGTTTGACGCTGCTGGTTCCGTACCTGCTGACCAACCGGAGCAAGTGGGCCAACTGCAGGATCCGCGTCTTTATCGGTGGGAAGATCAACCGCATCGACCACGACCGCCGCATGTGAGTCACACACGCACGAGCAGTGCTTATTTGCGGTGGCGCAAATAGCTTTGGTGTTGGTTTCACTTTTGCGCCTCGTGGCACATCACCGCGGTGCGTTCGAAGACCACCCCTTCGAAGTGTGACATTTAAGGCCTGATGAAAAACATGTGCCCCGGGGATGGATGACATCTGGTCGAAGTTCCTTCAGGCCCTGGATGCTCTGGGGGTGCCTTGGTTGACATGATCCTGCAGCATcgtgtggacatcgggggcggtgCCCTTTGACACACAACACGGTGATGGACACCACCGGgttggtggtccccctttttaagaagggggaccgagggtgtgttccaactatcgtgggatcacacttctcataCTTCCCagttctggagaggagggacCGCCGGGTAagtgaatctcggattcaggaggagcagtgtgatTTTGGTCCTGTTCgttgaactgtggaccagctctacagtCGCGGTTCCTTGAGGGTGCGTAAGAGTGTTCcaaaccagtctacatgtgttttgtggacttggagaaggcactGGACCGTGATCCTCtgggaattctgtggggagtactccgggggTAACGTAgtaccacctaattcaggcatTTCATAAGTTGGACCTATTTCcggtgagggttggactccgtcACGGcttccctttgtcaccgattctgtcaggatgcctcccggacgcctccctggggatgtgttcagggcacatccgaccggtaggaggcctcagggaagtcCCAGAATACGTTGGAGTGACTATGTGTCTTAActtgcctgggaacgcctcaggatgcACCggaaggagctggacgaagtagctggggagacgGAAGTCTGTTCTTCCCgacttaggctgctgcccccgcaacccgacccCTGATAAGcggtggaagatggatggatggatggatggatggaaaagcaTGTAAAAAAATTGTGGGATTTTCTAACTGGGACATGAAACCCTGGCCTTATTGGGCCAAGCTGAAGATGTTAGCTGCTAGCTTACTGcttctcgtgtgtgtgtggacaggaTGGCGACGCTGCTCAGCAGATTCCGCATCGACTTCTCTGACATCAACGTGCTGGGAGACATCAACACCAAGCCCAAAAAGCACAAGTAGAAGCTCTCATCTGTTTGTTGACTGTTCCTTCAGATGTCACACTGATATCATGCGCTGTGTGTGTCGCCAGTAAGCTAACGTTCAAGGAGCTGATCGAGCCGTACCGGCTGAAAGAGGACGACATGGACCAGGACGAAGCCGAGCGGCTGAAGGCTCAGCAACCGTGGAGGATCACTGACAACGAGCTGGAGCTCTACAAGGCCAAggtccgcctcctcctcctcctcactggCTCCGGCCCCGCCCCAAACTGACGCTAACGGCTTTGTGTTGTCACTTTCAGACCAACCGTCAGATCCGACTGAACGAGCTGTTGAAGGAACATTCCAACAACGCCAAGCTGATCGTCATGTGAGCGCACGCAACGTTGTTCATCTTTGCTAGCAGTGGCTAAGTAGCTAATGGTAGCATAGCGGCTCCACCTAGTGGTAACGTTCCCGCAAAACCATGTTGATGTTCATGGaggttttccaaaaatcacaactttggtcttttgtttttgtttctcataatattatgacttgtaaaaacaaaacaaagaaaaaaaaattaatatttcaactttatgctgctaaaatgacatttttcctcaaaagaTTTATGTctaacaagtttattctcggaaaattgcaactttaaaaaataaatacatttttgtctaaatattttgaatttttcctgtaaaatttctgctgtttatcTGTAGTTTTCAAAATTTTCTAAGTagttcaacattcttcttgtaaGTTATCTTCTCATATTTATGacttccataatatttttactttattcccggaATCTTTCCCCAACCCAgtgacaaaaattacaactttattttgttttgtttgtttctcttaatattgccactttttttttatgtcttttttctgtcatatttcaactttatacaaCTAATATGAcacttttccagaaaatattacaaaatgtattctcataaaactgagTTTTTTCTCGCTATTTGCAACATTcttctgttcatattttgagtttttcttgtaatattttatttttttccatttttgctgctgtattttttaattttctaaacaGTTCcactttcttttcataataataataaataataaatattattattattattagattattggtttattttgttttgtttctcataacatgactTGTAAAGACTTGTAAAGTtatctaaaatgacattatttttgccttgtaaaatttctgctgatatatatatatactactcaaaaaaataaagggaacaccaaaatatcacatcctagatctaaattaatgaaatattctgcttaaatattttggtctttacatagtttaatgtgctgacaacaaattcacacaaaaattagcaactgaaatcaaatttattaacccatgCAAGTCTGAATTTGGAGTCATGctcaaaattaaagtggaaaaagacaccacctgttgtctattccatttgctcaacagcatgtgaaattgattgtcaatctgtgttgcttcctaagtggacagtttgaataacggCGCAGCtgttttgactgagtgtgaattgagtgttccctttatttttttgagcagtgtgtgtgtgtgtgtgtgtgtgtgtgtgtgtgtgtgtgtatatatatatatatattttttttttatttattttccaaacagttcaacTTTGATCTTCTAATTTTCTTCTCACagttatgactttgttcccataatatatatatatatatatatatatatatatatatatatatatgtatattttaaatttattttccaaac
Encoded proteins:
- the LOC129179810 gene encoding solute carrier family 12 member 2-like, encoding MSGKNSRTGASSESRFHVDVVNEGPPPCTDGSRTSEESKGRFRVGFTDPGALDSAADIGLPPDMSHEPDSMRSDSVSLHSTGTGQTQMSDTHSNTYYMRTFGHNTIDAVPNIDFYRQTEAPLAEKMSRPSLAELHDELDKDPFEDGMANGEETSAAEEAAARAAKEAKGGTVKFGWVKGVLVRCMLNIWGVMLFIRMSWIVGQAGIGLTIGIILMATLVTTITGLSTSAIATNGFVRGGGAYYLISRSLGPEFGGSIGLIFAFANAVAVAMYVVGFAETVVEMLNDVDALMTDELNDIRIVGTLTVILLLGISVAGMEWEAKAQMVLLVILLGAIGNYFIGSFMATEDKKPKGFFGYQTAIFVENLGPDFREDETFFSVFAIFFPAATGILAGANISGDLMDPQSAIPKGTLLAILITGITYVGVAISAGSCIVRDATGDLNDTLSDTVNCTDAACTLGYDFSICKEGGCQYGLMNDFQVMSLVSAFGPLITAGIFSATLSSALASLVSAPKVFQALCKDNIYPGLGVFAKGYGKNNEPLRGYVLTFCIGLAFILIAELNIIAPIISNFFLASYALINFSVFHASLANSPGWRPSFKYYNMWVSLAGAILCCVVMFVINWWAALVTLLIVLALYIYVSYKKPDVNWGSSTQALIYNQALTQCLNLTGVEDHVKNFRPQCLVLTGYPNSRPALLQLVHSFTKNVGLMVCGHVRIVRRRPTVKEASQEHARCQRWLNKKRIKAFYAPVFSDSLRHGVQFLLQSVGLGRLRPNTLVLGFKNNWMDGDMNDVETYINTLHDAFDLQFGMVILRLQDGLDVSHIQGQDELLSSQEKPPVSGKDVVVAVSLAKDSDSDSCPSKTASAQSSPLIIRDSKPALSLSDQRLLESSQQFKKKQGKGTIDVWWLFDDGGLTLLVPYLLTNRSKWANCRIRVFIGGKINRIDHDRRMMATLLSRFRIDFSDINVLGDINTKPKKHNKLTFKELIEPYRLKEDDMDQDEAERLKAQQPWRITDNELELYKAKTNRQIRLNELLKEHSNNAKLIVMTMPLARKGAVSSALYMCWLETLSKDLPPLLLVRGNHQSVLTFYS